Proteins encoded within one genomic window of Humulus lupulus chromosome 1, drHumLupu1.1, whole genome shotgun sequence:
- the LOC133783534 gene encoding uncharacterized protein LOC133783534, with protein sequence MASEYKDSFGRIRCPCVRCINNRLETLPMVKAHVFDWGFHRGYEKWIYHGEAEADVANVVDANDDDVDEMIPMVEDFLLPTTEEVENNPAAGQFYDDLFDEIEAELYPGCNWISSLNFLAKLLHLKVRGKIPNKIFDELLKLLKLAFPKGNKIPSTYYEAKKRLQKLGLGYESIHVCEHDCCLFYKEHSTKETCPICGSSRWISPEKTDGKKVPHKVMRYFPLTPRLKRLYSSRLTAKQMLWHYTGKSKDDGIMRHPVDGLAWKDFDAKHPDFSSEPRNVRLGLAADGFNPFGNMSQAYSMWPVVLANYNLPPWMCMKDNNFILSILIPGPKSPGKDMDIFLRPLVDELKELWVNGVDTRDSITNTMFKRFLPSNHRMKRDTQFDGQIERRRPPRRFTCEEILEQVNKLVPQVPGKHEMFGGVKRRRIAEDQNWRKKSIFYELDYWSSNTLKHNIDVMHVEKNVCDSLLGTILDNDKSKDTTNARHDLKKFGVRESLWIYEDDSGKLMKPHAPYVLTSDQRMQFCKFIRDVKFPDNFCSNLKKKVNADLTNISGLKSHDSHVNLCKNYKGVETRFNRLDRNEDEVTPRNLFVFQSQCRPITKETLKPLDRATCEQAEWYIYSNSPEIQKYLDEHLEEIKHKYQDGDHNILHKKYFQRWFHKKIYDLQKLGSLDNGDELLALASGSDHLGAYYEGCIVNGVRFMSTKRDLKRSTQNSGVFVAGTEDFNYYGILEEVLKLTFTGSYSVTLFKSHQGEWYKDDPYILANQAKQVFYLDDLLRGNQWKVVEGVNHRQIWDVENCEANSDVDVVHDISSSNFVLTVNLGELVMPPTQNSIDISTVQNLNVSQEDHELGDEEADEELDEEDDLLIDFSEDDVNANLVNDESDSDY encoded by the exons ATGGCGTCGGAATATAAGGATTCCTTTGGTAGAATTAGGTGTCCATGTGTTAGatgcataaataataggcttgaaaCTTTACCTATGGTGAAAGCACACGTATTCGATTGGGGTTTTCATCGAGGTTACGAGAAGTGGATATATCACGGTGAAGCGGAAGCAGATGTTGCCAATGTGGTGGACGCCAACGATGATGATGTTGATGAGATGATTCCAATGGTCGAAGACTTCCTTCTACCTACAACCGAAGAAGTTGAAAATAATCCTGCAGCGGGACAATTTTATGACGATCTGTTTGACGAGATAGAGGCTGAGTTATATCCTGGTTGTAATTGGATATCTTCTCTTAACTTTTTAGCAAAATTattgcatttgaaagttagaggcaAGATTCCCAATAAAATCTTCGATGAATTATTGAAATTACTAAAGCTTGCATTTCCGAAGGgaaataaaattccatcaaccTACTACGAGGCTAAAAAAAGATTACAGAAATTAGGGTTAGGGTACGAGTCAATTCATGTATGTGAACAtgattgttgtttgttttacAAAGAGCATTCAACTAAAGAGACTTGTCCAATttgcggaagtagtagatggatttcTCCTGAAAAAACTGATGGAAAAAAGGTACcacataaggtgatgcgttactttccattaACTCCTCGATTAAAAAGACTGTACAGTTCAAGACTTACAGCGAAGCAAATGTTATGGCACTATActgggaaatcaaaagatgatGGGATAATGAGACACCCAGTGGATGGGTTAGCGTGGAAGGATTTCGATGCCAAACATCCTGATTTTTCTAGTGAACCTCGGAATGTTCGTTTAGGTTTAGctgcagatggtttcaatccgttTGGCAACATGAGTCAAGCATATagtatgtggcctgtggtgttggctaACTACAATCTTCCACCTTGGATGTGTATGAAAGATAATAATTTCATATTATCCATTCTTATTCCTGGACCAAAATCACCGGGAAAGGACATGGATATATTcttgagaccattggtggatgagttaaagGAGTTGTGGGTTAATGGTGTCGATACAAGAGATAGTATAACCAACACTATGTTCAA aagattTCTTCCAAGTAACCATCGAATGAAAAGAGACACTCAGTTTGACGGACAAATCGAGAGAAGACGTCCACCAAGACGTTTTACTTGTGAGGAAATATTAGAACAAGTAAACAAACTTGTACCACAAGTTCCTGGAAAACACGAGATGTTTGGAGGTGTCAAACGTAGGCGTATTGCAGAAGATCAAAATTGGAggaagaaaagcatattttatgaGCTTGATTATTGGTCTTCGAACACTTTAAAACACaacattgatgtcatgcatgtggagaagaatgtgtgtgatagtttgttaggCACAATTTTGGATAATGATAAAtccaaggacaccactaatgcaagacatgatttgaaaaagttTGGAGTAAGGGAATCGTTGTGGATATATGAAGATGACAGCGGAAAGTTAATGAAGCCTCATGCCCCTTATGTTCTCACATCTGATCAAAGAATGCAGTTTTGTAAATTTATTCGAGATGTGAAATTTCCAGATAATTTTTGTTCCAATTTAAAGAAGAAAGTAAATGCTGATTTAACAAATATCAGCGGTTTAAAGTCCCACGACAGTCAT GTAAATTTGTGCAAGAACTATAAAG gtgttgaaacaagatttaatcgTCTTGATCGCAATGAAGATGAGGTGACACCAAGAAATCTTTTTGTATTTCAATCGCAATGTCGACCTATAACAAAAGAAACTCTAAAGCCTCTTGATCGTGCGACTTGTGAACAAGCAGAGTGGTACATATACAGCAATTCACCTGAAATTCAGAAATATTTGGA TGAACACTTAGAagaaatcaaacacaaatatcaGGATGGAGATCATAACattttacataagaaatattttcAGCGATGGTTTCACAAGAAG aTATACGACTTACAAAAGCTCGGATCGTTAGATAATGGTGAcgagttgctagctttagcatctggatcAGATCATTTAGGAGCTTATTACGAAGGTTGTATAGtgaatggtgttcgatttatgtCAACCAAACGAGATTTAAAGAGGAGCACTCAAAACAGTGGAGTATTTGTTGCTGGAACAGAAGATTTTAACTATTATGGAATACTTGAAGAAGTATTAAAGTTAACATTTACTGGCTCATATTCGGTGACATTGTTCAAGT CTCATCAAGGGGAATGGTACAAGGATGACCCATATATACTTGCAAATCAAGCGAAGCAAGTATTttatctcgatgatttacttagaggaAATCAGTGGAAAGTTGTTGAGGGTGTAAACCATCGACAAATTTGGGACGTCGAGAACTGTGAAGCTAATTCAGACGTTGATGTGGTACATGATATtagctcatcaaattttgtgttgactgtgaaTCTCGGCGAGTTGGTTATGCCACCTACTCAAAATTCGATTGACATTAGTACAGTACAAAATTTAAATGTTAGCCAAGAGGATCACGAGTTAGGCGATGAAGAAGCAGATGAAGAATTAGATGAAGAAGAtgatttattaattgatttttctGAAGATGATGTTAATGCTAATTTAGTTAATGAtgaaagtgatagtgattattag